The following are from one region of the Paenibacillus protaetiae genome:
- a CDS encoding cytochrome (ubi)quinol oxidase subunit III — MSSHAHAEGQLPHEPEKATAEGRNKVLGFWLFLGGETVLFGTLFSSFLALRDQVLDGPKASELFELPLVALATILLLTSSLTSVFATYALHRNNVKALISWLIVTVVLGLGFLGLEIYEFNNYASEGHQFRTSAFSSSFYTLVGFHGGHVLFGVLWISLIIGQLAKKGLTVVTAPKAYVAGLYWHFIDVVWVFIFTVVYLMGKVG; from the coding sequence ATGAGTTCACATGCACATGCAGAAGGCCAGCTGCCTCATGAACCGGAAAAAGCAACGGCAGAAGGCCGCAATAAGGTTCTTGGCTTCTGGCTGTTCCTCGGCGGGGAGACCGTATTGTTCGGAACATTATTCTCCTCGTTCCTTGCTTTGCGTGACCAAGTGCTTGACGGTCCTAAAGCATCGGAATTGTTTGAACTGCCGCTTGTCGCGCTGGCAACAATACTCCTGTTGACGTCCAGCTTAACAAGCGTATTTGCAACCTATGCTCTGCACCGCAACAATGTAAAAGCGTTAATCAGCTGGCTGATTGTTACCGTTGTGCTGGGCCTCGGATTCCTTGGCCTTGAAATTTACGAGTTTAACAATTACGCCAGCGAAGGCCATCAGTTCAGAACAAGCGCATTCAGCTCTTCGTTTTATACGCTGGTTGGCTTCCACGGCGGTCACGTACTGTTTGGGGTTTTATGGATATCGCTTATTATCGGCCAGCTTGCGAAAAAAGGTTTGACGGTCGTAACTGCACCTAAAGCGTATGTAGCCGGATTATACTGGCACTTTATCGACGTGGTTTGGGTATTCATTTTCACCGTCGTTTACTTGATGGGAAAGGTGGGCTAA
- a CDS encoding cytochrome C oxidase subunit IV family protein: MASESNHSTTERPQRHRVEGPQKHIIAFVFSLLLTLIAFAVVISGDVNKDFIYLVLLGTALLQVFVQLAFWMHMKDRGHVMPIIGIGFGVFVVFTMVIMAEYWAWW; encoded by the coding sequence ATGGCAAGCGAAAGCAATCATTCGACCACGGAGCGGCCGCAGCGGCATCGGGTGGAAGGGCCGCAAAAGCATATTATCGCATTTGTGTTTTCCCTTCTGCTGACGCTTATCGCATTTGCTGTCGTGATATCCGGAGATGTAAACAAAGATTTTATTTACCTTGTATTGCTTGGCACTGCATTGCTCCAAGTATTCGTACAGCTTGCTTTCTGGATGCATATGAAAGATCGAGGGCATGTCATGCCGATTATCGGAATCGGCTTTGGAGTTTTCGTCGTATTCACGATGGTTATTATGGCCGAATATTGGGCATGGTGGTAA
- the ctaG gene encoding cytochrome c oxidase assembly factor CtaG, protein MLGLQYFTFEELWNPIYMFVMAAIVILYFYMIGPWREKHAPEAPQSTAWQKTLFITAVILFYMVQGGPVNLLGHLMFTFHMIDMSVSYLMVPPLLLLSIPGYFWQAVFAKSWWRKLRFMMNPIVTLVLFNLLFSVYHVPMIHDYIMTHYAIHRAYYLLLLVTAIMMWWQIVCPVPEWNRLTDLKKMAYVFANGVLLTPACALIIFASTPLYAVYNDPDVWVKAMGYCVSGDPNRLLAMFNGPQFFNLMEPVEDQQLGGIVMKLLQEFMYGVILAYIFFHWFKKEHTEDDMPNTNPNTGAV, encoded by the coding sequence ATGCTGGGACTGCAATATTTCACCTTTGAAGAATTGTGGAATCCGATCTATATGTTTGTTATGGCGGCCATTGTCATTTTATATTTTTATATGATTGGCCCATGGAGAGAGAAACATGCGCCGGAAGCGCCACAATCAACCGCCTGGCAGAAAACATTATTTATAACGGCAGTGATATTGTTTTATATGGTGCAGGGCGGACCGGTCAATTTGCTTGGCCATCTGATGTTTACGTTCCATATGATTGATATGTCCGTGTCTTATTTGATGGTTCCGCCGTTGCTGCTGTTGTCGATCCCGGGTTACTTTTGGCAAGCGGTCTTTGCTAAATCCTGGTGGCGCAAACTGCGGTTTATGATGAACCCGATTGTGACGCTTGTTTTATTTAATTTGTTGTTTTCCGTCTATCACGTACCGATGATTCATGATTACATCATGACGCATTATGCGATCCATCGCGCCTATTATTTGCTGTTGCTCGTAACAGCCATCATGATGTGGTGGCAAATCGTATGTCCGGTGCCGGAGTGGAACCGGCTAACCGATCTGAAAAAGATGGCGTATGTTTTTGCCAATGGCGTGCTGCTGACTCCGGCATGTGCGCTAATCATTTTTGCCAGTACGCCGCTGTATGCCGTTTATAACGATCCGGATGTATGGGTGAAGGCGATGGGTTATTGCGTATCGGGCGATCCTAACCGGCTGCTCGCGATGTTTAACGGGCCGCAATTTTTTAATTTAATGGAACCGGTGGAAGACCAGCAATTAGGCGGTATTGTGATGAAGCTGCTTCAGGAGTTTATGTATGGCGTCATATTGGCTTATATTTTCTTTCATTGGTTTAAGAAAGAACATACGGAAGACGATATGCCTAACACGAACCCGAATACCGGCGCAGTCTAA
- a CDS encoding DUF420 domain-containing protein: MSIYEIMPTISTAFIVISGILVAIGWRLAMKRQFATHERVMVGGAVTALLFFIVYISRTALVGNTSWGGPDWLKPYYMVFLLFHIVLATVAAVFGITTLLLAYNKRFAKHRRWGRITASIWLPTAFTGVVVYVLLYLMYPGGHTAPVYRAIFG, from the coding sequence TTGTCCATTTATGAAATCATGCCGACTATAAGTACAGCTTTTATCGTCATAAGCGGAATTCTGGTAGCGATTGGATGGCGCCTGGCCATGAAGAGGCAATTTGCTACACATGAACGGGTAATGGTGGGCGGTGCAGTAACGGCTTTACTCTTTTTTATCGTGTATATATCGCGAACCGCTTTGGTAGGAAATACGTCATGGGGCGGGCCGGATTGGCTGAAGCCTTATTATATGGTGTTTTTGTTGTTCCATATTGTGTTGGCAACTGTTGCAGCTGTTTTTGGCATTACGACCTTATTGCTTGCTTATAATAAAAGATTTGCAAAACACCGCAGATGGGGACGAATTACGGCCAGCATTTGGCTGCCCACCGCTTTTACCGGCGTTGTCGTGTATGTATTGCTTTATTTGATGTATCCGGGCGGTCATACGGCGCCTGTCTATCGTGCGATATTTGGATAA
- a CDS encoding GntR family transcriptional regulator, with translation MWLPIHINEQSAEPLYYQIEVQLRALIVSGQLEEGLLLPSIREFAQRLKCSIITIRRVYQDLEAEGLLRTKQGTGTYVAKVENKDKDRYRLEAVIEAFNTAIEAGLRVQCSKEELYEIFQKALQRYQFN, from the coding sequence GTGTGGCTGCCGATACACATTAATGAACAAAGCGCGGAGCCGCTTTATTATCAGATCGAAGTGCAGCTGCGTGCTCTTATCGTAAGCGGCCAGCTGGAGGAAGGGCTGCTCCTTCCATCCATACGTGAATTCGCACAAAGGCTAAAATGCAGCATTATTACGATTCGGCGCGTTTATCAGGATTTGGAGGCGGAAGGCTTGCTCCGGACCAAGCAAGGAACCGGTACCTATGTCGCCAAGGTAGAAAATAAGGACAAGGATCGCTACCGGCTGGAAGCTGTCATTGAAGCGTTTAATACCGCAATAGAAGCGGGACTACGTGTACAGTGCAGTAAAGAGGAGCTTTATGAGATTTTTCAAAAAGCGCTTCAGCGCTATCAGTTTAATTAG
- a CDS encoding ABC transporter ATP-binding protein, producing MKPLIVEQVVKQYGDKTAVNGISLEVGEGEIYGLLGANGAGKTTTMRMVLGLIYPDHGRILYNGKPYTQQELRLLGYLPEERGLYARVKVSDQITYLARLKGMSKKDAEINLKRWLDRFEVPEYYDKKVEELSKGNQQKIQFIASVIHNPKIVILDEAFSGLDPVNVEMLKKVVKELRDEGMTMLFSTHRMEHVEELCRNITILHRSNVVLQGNIKEIKRRYPREKVILNTESEVKGLQGLQGVTKVERHEYGYEIGISDESAAPHILNLAVSQTAIQRFEVMEPTLNEIFIRSVGERHE from the coding sequence ATGAAGCCATTAATCGTAGAGCAGGTTGTCAAGCAATACGGGGATAAAACAGCGGTAAACGGTATTAGCCTGGAGGTAGGGGAAGGTGAAATTTACGGCCTGCTGGGCGCAAACGGCGCAGGGAAAACAACGACGATGCGTATGGTGCTGGGGCTGATCTATCCCGATCACGGTCGGATTTTGTACAATGGCAAGCCTTATACGCAACAGGAGTTGCGCTTGCTTGGCTATTTGCCGGAGGAGCGCGGATTATATGCAAGAGTGAAGGTAAGCGACCAAATTACGTATTTGGCCCGCTTGAAGGGCATGTCCAAAAAGGATGCGGAAATCAATTTGAAACGTTGGCTGGACCGGTTTGAAGTACCTGAATATTACGATAAAAAAGTGGAAGAGCTGTCCAAAGGCAATCAGCAAAAAATCCAGTTTATCGCCTCTGTCATCCATAACCCTAAAATCGTAATATTAGACGAAGCGTTCAGCGGCCTTGATCCCGTCAATGTCGAAATGCTGAAGAAGGTTGTCAAGGAGCTGCGCGATGAAGGCATGACGATGCTGTTCTCGACACACCGGATGGAGCATGTCGAGGAGCTTTGCCGGAACATTACGATTTTGCACCGGTCCAATGTAGTGCTGCAAGGCAATATCAAGGAGATTAAACGCCGGTATCCGCGGGAAAAAGTGATTCTGAACACGGAAAGCGAAGTAAAGGGACTGCAAGGACTGCAAGGGGTAACGAAAGTGGAACGGCATGAATACGGTTATGAAATTGGCATCTCGGATGAATCTGCAGCTCCACATATTTTGAATTTGGCAGTTAGCCAGACGGCAATTCAGCGGTTTGAAGTGATGGAGCCAACGTTAAATGAAATCTTCATTCGATCGGTAGGTGAGCGGCATGAATAG
- a CDS encoding ABC transporter permease, with protein MNSFWTVVGFTIRSKLRGKAFLITTLIMVIILCIGSNLPSIISLFDKDGPGKATAIGYIQAEQGNAAEGAAIAKQLQAYYESQAVPDIKLIGYPDAGSPEQNEAELKQAIVDKKIKGYLTFGEKTANGLPAVSYNSEKLMAGSVSTSLASALQVVNVNRILQDSGISEQQKALLFTPVEVESVKIKAGSGVGKGDDKTPEEQGVDIGLATVISLMLFMGIMITGQMIASEITSEKSSRVMELLVTSVAPLKQMFGKIIGMCIIGLGQIVLYGIVIGINLSLPNNQNALQDMNLNLNKVDPLLFMYAIIYYLLGYFLYATLYAAIGSTVSRTEDLGQAVMPITMVSLVSFYISSFSASTPDSMLVTVASYVPFSAPYVMMLRIALVDPPVWEVLVSIAIMVVFILAAGWISAKIYRTGVLMYGKRPSIKEIRKAMKAFKV; from the coding sequence ATGAATAGTTTCTGGACGGTAGTGGGGTTTACGATTCGAAGCAAGCTGCGGGGCAAAGCTTTTTTGATTACAACGCTTATTATGGTCATTATTTTATGTATTGGCTCTAATTTGCCGTCTATTATTTCGCTGTTTGATAAAGACGGCCCAGGCAAAGCGACCGCGATCGGCTATATACAGGCGGAACAGGGAAATGCGGCGGAAGGGGCGGCAATCGCCAAACAGCTGCAGGCGTATTACGAGTCCCAGGCGGTTCCGGACATCAAGCTAATCGGCTACCCGGATGCCGGCTCGCCGGAACAAAACGAAGCTGAGTTAAAGCAAGCGATTGTAGACAAAAAGATTAAAGGCTACCTCACCTTTGGGGAAAAAACGGCTAACGGGCTTCCGGCGGTATCGTACAATTCGGAGAAGCTGATGGCTGGCTCCGTCTCCACCTCATTGGCAAGCGCGCTTCAAGTTGTGAATGTAAATCGGATTTTACAAGATTCAGGCATATCGGAGCAGCAAAAAGCACTGCTATTCACTCCGGTCGAAGTGGAATCCGTCAAAATTAAAGCGGGCAGCGGCGTAGGCAAAGGCGATGACAAAACGCCAGAGGAGCAAGGGGTAGATATCGGCCTGGCGACCGTTATTTCACTTATGCTGTTTATGGGCATTATGATTACCGGACAAATGATAGCATCGGAAATTACTTCGGAAAAAAGCTCTCGTGTTATGGAGCTGCTCGTTACAAGCGTAGCGCCGCTTAAGCAAATGTTCGGCAAAATTATCGGGATGTGTATTATCGGTTTAGGCCAAATTGTGCTGTACGGCATTGTAATCGGCATTAACCTGTCGCTGCCTAACAATCAAAACGCTCTCCAAGATATGAATTTGAATTTGAACAAAGTTGATCCTCTGCTGTTTATGTATGCGATTATCTATTATTTGCTCGGCTACTTCCTGTACGCCACTTTATATGCGGCGATCGGATCGACGGTCAGCCGGACAGAGGACCTCGGGCAGGCGGTTATGCCCATAACGATGGTTTCGCTTGTCAGCTTCTATATTTCTTCGTTTAGCGCAAGCACGCCGGACAGCATGCTTGTGACAGTTGCATCGTATGTGCCGTTCTCGGCGCCATATGTTATGATGCTGCGGATTGCGCTGGTTGATCCTCCGGTTTGGGAAGTGCTTGTCTCGATTGCCATTATGGTTGTGTTTATATTGGCCGCAGGCTGGATATCGGCAAAAATTTACCGCACCGGCGTATTGATGTACGGCAAACGTCCAAGTATTAAAGAGATTCGCAAAGCGATGAAAGCTTTTAAAGTCTAA
- a CDS encoding phosphotransferase family protein, with the protein MKKIAEGRTADIFEQETGKIVKLYRRYMDVQSIQYEYAVNQVVGAFDLAAPKAYELLEAEQRRGIVFERVEGETMLSLIIRQPGEMNRLAAQFAKLQNRIHRYEVEVEVEAGTGGKRGILKQKELLKRHINSTPLLSEQVKNEILEQLEQLPDGNRLCHGDYHPDNVMFGEQSWVIDWMNGTVGQPAADVARTVLLIRHGALPDDAPSDVIEAIQHMRENIISIYLEHYLQVSGLQQAEIDQWLLPVAAARLAEGQPEQEQKQILGLVDRLLAESRLRARL; encoded by the coding sequence ATGAAGAAAATTGCCGAAGGGCGTACGGCAGATATATTCGAGCAGGAGACGGGCAAAATTGTAAAGCTGTATCGCCGTTATATGGATGTACAATCGATTCAATATGAATACGCGGTGAACCAAGTAGTAGGAGCTTTTGATTTGGCTGCGCCTAAAGCGTATGAATTACTAGAGGCCGAACAAAGAAGAGGCATCGTATTTGAACGGGTCGAAGGCGAAACGATGCTGAGTCTGATTATCCGGCAGCCAGGCGAGATGAACCGGCTGGCTGCCCAGTTTGCCAAATTGCAAAACCGGATACACCGGTATGAGGTAGAGGTAGAGGTAGAGGCGGGAACTGGCGGCAAACGGGGCATTTTAAAACAAAAAGAGCTGCTGAAGCGTCATATCAACAGCACACCGCTTCTTTCCGAGCAAGTCAAAAATGAAATTTTAGAGCAGCTGGAGCAGCTGCCGGATGGGAACCGGCTTTGCCATGGCGATTATCATCCGGACAATGTCATGTTCGGCGAGCAAAGCTGGGTTATCGACTGGATGAACGGCACAGTCGGCCAGCCTGCCGCCGATGTCGCCCGTACCGTGTTGCTGATCCGTCACGGGGCATTGCCTGATGATGCTCCAAGCGATGTCATTGAAGCGATTCAGCATATGCGCGAGAACATTATCAGCATCTATTTGGAACATTATTTGCAGGTTAGCGGCTTGCAGCAAGCCGAAATAGACCAGTGGCTGCTGCCGGTTGCAGCAGCAAGGCTGGCGGAAGGTCAGCCGGAACAGGAGCAAAAGCAAATACTCGGGCTGGTTGACCGCTTACTGGCAGAAAGCCGCCTGCGCGCCAGATTATAA
- a CDS encoding Gfo/Idh/MocA family protein produces MTQPVRFGIVGMGWRAEAYLRVAGQLPHLFEIVGIAVRDPAKYKDAAAKWGIRLYSTPEELAKHCDFVLTAVSKASAPAVLQQLASLGVPVLAETPPAADEEGFKRIAELAEAGAPIQVAEQYPLQPHHAARAAVIRSGRIGDVRHVQVSAAHGYHGISLIRHYLSEKAGAECEIAARRFELPILEVPYRGRAVQDKLETELQDIAILSFSNGKSALLDFTRSQYFSPLRQNRLLIRGSHGEIRDNEVTSSISGSGGPGGYETWSIRRLQDGQEGSLAPLSLRELRGGAERLYRNPYYPAPFSDDEIAMAETLSRMADYAKQDTRFYSLQEALMDIRLSMAIDRAAATGQSVRVSPAL; encoded by the coding sequence ATGACACAACCTGTACGGTTCGGAATTGTAGGAATGGGATGGCGGGCGGAAGCTTATTTGCGCGTAGCGGGACAGCTGCCGCATCTGTTCGAGATCGTCGGCATTGCCGTTCGCGATCCGGCTAAATATAAAGATGCTGCAGCCAAATGGGGAATCCGGCTGTATTCAACGCCGGAGGAGCTGGCGAAGCACTGCGATTTTGTGCTGACGGCCGTGTCAAAAGCATCAGCCCCTGCAGTGCTGCAGCAGCTGGCATCGTTAGGCGTGCCGGTATTGGCCGAGACGCCTCCTGCTGCCGACGAAGAGGGCTTCAAGCGGATAGCTGAGCTTGCCGAAGCAGGCGCACCGATCCAAGTTGCCGAGCAATACCCGCTGCAGCCGCATCATGCCGCCCGGGCGGCAGTCATCCGCTCCGGCCGTATAGGCGATGTGCGCCACGTGCAAGTATCGGCCGCGCACGGCTATCATGGCATCAGCCTGATCCGTCATTATCTTTCGGAGAAGGCGGGTGCCGAATGTGAAATTGCAGCCCGCCGGTTCGAGCTGCCGATTCTGGAAGTTCCATACCGGGGACGGGCTGTGCAGGACAAGCTCGAGACGGAGCTGCAAGATATCGCCATCCTGTCGTTCAGTAACGGCAAAAGCGCTCTGCTTGATTTTACGCGCTCCCAATATTTTTCCCCGCTGCGCCAAAACCGGCTGCTCATCCGCGGCTCGCACGGCGAGATCCGGGACAATGAAGTGACAAGCAGCATAAGCGGCTCCGGCGGGCCGGGCGGTTATGAAACATGGTCAATCCGCAGGCTGCAGGACGGCCAGGAAGGCAGCCTGGCTCCCCTGTCGCTGCGGGAACTGCGGGGCGGAGCAGAGCGCCTGTACCGCAACCCGTATTATCCGGCGCCGTTTTCCGACGATGAAATTGCAATGGCCGAAACATTGTCCCGTATGGCTGATTATGCCAAGCAGGACACCCGTTTTTATTCGCTGCAGGAAGCGTTAATGGATATTCGCCTGTCCATGGCCATTGACCGGGCGGCCGCCACCGGACAATCGGTACGCGTGTCGCCAGCGCTATAA
- a CDS encoding AraC family transcriptional regulator encodes MYPEMYYEQVVYQDPFLAVRIWQIDTSNEDIRDADLQIEQVQQFNSHWHYHKEIEFLLILQGEMAVFYNQEQLLLREGDIALFGSNEPHTTVQTKAGNLSYIVFQIDLSKYWDSSTLKSMQYFSEVIRPLSALNYVYSKHDGARRQTVRLIREIYKEMNDQSLGFELAVSSRLKTMLLLLLRHDTDKKLNYLDNAMLERLQPALYYIENHLSEKLSINELSAFMNISYTHFIKMFKKAVGMSFTDFVVYKRIKKAEQMLLTSDTSIAEVAEAVGISNLGHFYDRFRRYNGCSPKQFKDRLREPAAMV; translated from the coding sequence ATGTATCCCGAAATGTATTATGAGCAAGTGGTCTACCAGGACCCGTTTCTTGCCGTCCGCATCTGGCAAATTGACACATCCAATGAAGATATTCGCGACGCCGACCTGCAAATCGAGCAGGTTCAGCAGTTTAATTCCCACTGGCATTATCATAAAGAAATCGAATTTCTGCTTATTTTGCAAGGCGAGATGGCCGTTTTTTACAATCAGGAGCAGCTGCTCCTCCGTGAAGGCGATATTGCCTTGTTTGGCTCCAACGAGCCGCACACGACCGTGCAGACAAAAGCGGGAAATTTAAGCTATATTGTGTTTCAAATCGACCTGTCCAAGTACTGGGATTCCAGCACCTTAAAAAGCATGCAATATTTCTCCGAGGTCATCCGCCCGCTGAGCGCGTTAAACTACGTGTACAGCAAGCATGACGGCGCACGCAGGCAAACCGTCCGGCTTATCCGGGAAATTTACAAGGAAATGAACGATCAGAGCCTGGGCTTCGAGCTGGCTGTTTCCTCCCGGCTGAAAACGATGCTGCTGCTGCTGCTGCGCCATGATACCGACAAAAAGCTGAACTATTTGGACAATGCGATGCTGGAGCGTCTTCAGCCCGCCCTGTATTACATTGAAAACCATTTGAGCGAAAAGCTGTCGATAAACGAACTGAGCGCTTTTATGAATATCAGTTACACCCATTTCATCAAAATGTTCAAAAAAGCGGTCGGCATGTCGTTCACTGATTTTGTTGTGTACAAGCGGATAAAAAAAGCGGAGCAGATGCTTCTGACCAGCGATACCAGCATTGCCGAAGTCGCTGAAGCGGTGGGCATATCCAATCTGGGGCATTTTTACGACCGGTTCCGGCGGTATAACGGCTGCTCTCCCAAGCAATTTAAAGACCGCCTCCGGGAACCTGCTGCCATGGTATAA
- a CDS encoding ThuA domain-containing protein has product MGANIKVTIWNEHRHELSNEKVAAIYPNGIHTAIAEGLEGASSVKFALLDDPQHGLTDEVLNDTDVLIWWGHMAHHEVQDEIVEKVYNRVIKGMGLIVLHSGHFSKIFKKLMGTSCDLKWREADDKERLWVVNPAHPIVEGIGPYFELPKEEMYGEHFDIPAPDELVLISWFEGGEVFRSGCIYNRGAGKVFYFRPGHETYPTYYDANVRKVISNAVKWAAPVNRELPVYGNSKPLETISEK; this is encoded by the coding sequence ATGGGCGCAAATATAAAAGTCACGATCTGGAACGAACATCGCCATGAACTTAGCAATGAAAAAGTGGCAGCCATTTATCCTAACGGGATTCATACGGCCATTGCCGAAGGACTGGAAGGGGCTTCTTCCGTCAAGTTTGCATTGCTGGACGATCCGCAGCACGGGCTGACGGACGAAGTGCTGAACGACACGGATGTTCTCATCTGGTGGGGCCATATGGCGCATCATGAAGTTCAGGATGAAATCGTGGAGAAAGTATACAACCGCGTCATTAAAGGGATGGGGCTTATCGTCCTTCACTCCGGCCATTTCTCGAAAATTTTCAAAAAGCTGATGGGCACATCCTGCGATTTGAAATGGCGTGAAGCGGACGATAAAGAGCGGCTGTGGGTAGTTAATCCGGCCCATCCGATCGTGGAAGGCATCGGACCGTATTTTGAGCTGCCGAAGGAAGAAATGTACGGCGAGCACTTTGACATTCCAGCTCCGGACGAGCTTGTGCTGATCAGCTGGTTTGAAGGCGGCGAAGTGTTCCGCAGCGGCTGCATCTACAATCGCGGTGCGGGCAAAGTATTTTATTTCCGCCCGGGCCATGAGACATACCCGACCTATTACGATGCGAACGTGCGCAAAGTCATTTCCAATGCGGTCAAATGGGCTGCTCCAGTTAACCGCGAATTGCCGGTATACGGCAATTCGAAACCGCTGGAAACGATTTCGGAAAAATAG
- a CDS encoding acyl-CoA dehydrogenase family protein, translating to MIGSDPFVRNEREVWIAERSDRLAAVFAERAPGHDREGSFPFDNFRDLKEAGYLKLTLPKQYGGDEASLYEMVLAQERLARGDGSTALAVGWHIGAMLQLRYTKAWPEKLYAGFCEAVIRDGAMVNNFASERATGSPSRGGRPETKAVRTEGGWLLTGRKTFSTLSPILNHFTVSAYVEEEEKTGQFFVRKGPGVSIEETWNTMGMRSTGSHDLLLERVFVPEEERIDGKGRGEDTGMSDYGGALLHIPACYIGIAYAARDYAVRFAANYKPNSLPGSIAELPNIQRQIGEMEAELITARTLLYAAADRWDREPERRPEMRPELGLAKYTATNHALRILDLAMRIVGGSSLSRDLPLERMYRDVRAGLHNPPMDDAVITSLARRAIAEVQQQADSGRRGAGEI from the coding sequence ATGATCGGCTCGGATCCATTTGTACGCAATGAGAGAGAGGTTTGGATTGCCGAAAGGTCGGACCGGCTGGCGGCGGTGTTTGCTGAACGGGCTCCCGGACATGACCGCGAAGGTTCATTTCCTTTTGATAATTTCCGCGATTTGAAGGAAGCCGGCTACTTAAAGCTGACGCTGCCCAAGCAATACGGCGGCGACGAAGCTTCTTTATATGAAATGGTGCTGGCCCAGGAGCGGCTTGCGCGCGGCGACGGCTCCACTGCGCTTGCCGTAGGCTGGCATATCGGCGCGATGCTGCAGCTGCGTTATACGAAGGCATGGCCGGAGAAGCTGTATGCCGGCTTTTGCGAAGCGGTCATCCGGGACGGGGCGATGGTGAACAACTTCGCCAGCGAAAGAGCGACCGGCAGCCCGAGCCGCGGCGGCAGGCCGGAGACGAAAGCGGTGCGTACGGAAGGCGGCTGGCTGCTGACCGGACGCAAAACGTTTAGTACGCTCAGCCCGATTTTGAATCATTTTACGGTGAGCGCCTATGTCGAGGAAGAGGAGAAAACCGGACAGTTTTTTGTCCGCAAAGGACCGGGCGTCAGCATTGAAGAGACATGGAATACGATGGGCATGCGTTCGACCGGCAGCCATGATCTGCTGCTGGAGCGGGTGTTTGTACCGGAAGAGGAACGGATCGACGGCAAAGGGCGCGGAGAGGACACAGGCATGTCCGATTACGGCGGAGCGCTGCTGCATATTCCGGCGTGTTATATCGGCATCGCGTATGCAGCGAGGGATTATGCCGTTCGTTTTGCCGCCAATTACAAGCCAAACAGCTTGCCGGGCTCTATTGCGGAACTGCCGAATATTCAGCGGCAAATCGGCGAAATGGAAGCGGAGCTGATTACAGCGCGCACGCTGCTGTATGCGGCAGCGGACCGCTGGGACCGCGAGCCGGAGCGCCGCCCTGAGATGCGGCCGGAGCTGGGGCTGGCCAAATATACGGCGACCAATCATGCGCTGCGAATACTCGATCTGGCGATGCGGATTGTGGGCGGCTCCAGCTTGTCCCGCGATTTGCCGCTGGAGCGGATGTACCGGGATGTGCGTGCAGGTTTGCATAACCCGCCGATGGATGATGCCGTTATCACTTCGCTGGCGCGTCGGGCAATCGCGGAAGTACAGCAGCAAGCCGACAGCGGGCGGAGAGGTGCGGGAGAAATATAG
- a CDS encoding MarR family winged helix-turn-helix transcriptional regulator: protein MPEQLNQELSLKLMVVLSKAYKTVMDQAIKDMKRHGLSASEFTVLELLYHKGRFPLQQIGSKILVTSGSITYNIDKLERKGYLKRVPCDTDRRVTYAEMTDEGRSFFDAIFPKHAEALTDTLSGLTDDEKSQAIELLKKLGLEAQSKL from the coding sequence ATGCCAGAGCAATTGAATCAAGAGCTGTCGCTGAAGCTGATGGTCGTCTTGTCCAAAGCGTACAAAACCGTTATGGATCAAGCGATCAAGGATATGAAACGGCATGGTTTGTCGGCTTCGGAATTTACCGTGCTCGAGCTGCTGTACCATAAAGGGCGGTTTCCGTTGCAGCAAATCGGAAGCAAAATATTGGTAACGAGCGGAAGCATCACGTACAACATCGACAAGCTGGAGCGCAAAGGGTATTTGAAGCGAGTGCCATGCGATACAGACCGCCGGGTGACGTATGCGGAAATGACGGATGAAGGCCGATCTTTTTTTGACGCTATTTTTCCGAAGCATGCCGAAGCCTTGACGGACACCTTGTCAGGACTAACGGATGACGAAAAATCGCAGGCTATCGAACTGCTGAAAAAACTTGGACTGGAGGCGCAATCCAAGCTTTAG